One window from the genome of Acanthochromis polyacanthus isolate Apoly-LR-REF ecotype Palm Island chromosome 21, KAUST_Apoly_ChrSc, whole genome shotgun sequence encodes:
- the eif1 gene encoding eukaryotic translation initiation factor 1 — protein MSGIQNLQRYDPFADATKGDDRLPAGTEDYIHIRIQQRNGRKTLTTVQGISADYDKKKLVKAFKKKFACNGTVIEHPEYGEVIQLQGDQRKNICQFLIEIDLAKEEQLKVHGF, from the exons ATGTCCGGTATCCAGAACCTCCAACGTTATG ACCCCTTTGCTGATGCAACTAAGGGTGATGACCGCCTCCCAGCCGGGACAGAGGACTACATCCACATAAGAATCCAACAGCGGAACGGCAGGAAGACCCTCACTACTGTCCAGGGCATCTCCGCCGACTATGACAAGAAGAAGCTAGTCAAGGCTTTCAAGAAG AAGTTTGCCTGCAATGGGACAGTGATTGAGCACCCAGAGTACGGTGAAGTGATCCAGCTGCAGGGAGACCAGCGCAAGAATATCTGCCAGTTCCTCATTGAG atTGACTTGGCCAAGGAGGAGCAGCTCAAAGTCCACGGCTTCTAG
- the si:ch211-198p11.6 gene encoding uncharacterized protein si:ch211-198p11.6, which translates to MEVLSIWQLSIPLPAVLMITVSLYMVVLGVGLWIRYCLKDCCSSYCTDCCPSVSICDQCFRFAAMCDCKLPTVDSLLPSCSSPSCDRWDCACTCQPPECESCNCLCFEIRIK; encoded by the exons ATGGAG GTTCTGTCCATCTGGCAGCTGTCCATCCCTCTACCTGCAGTTCTGATGATCACAGTCAGTCTGTACATGGTGGTTCTGGGGGTCGGACTGTGGATCCGTTACTGCCTCAAG GACTGCTGCTCCTCTTATTGCACCGACTGCTGTCCCAGCGTCTCCATTTGTGATCAGTGCTTCAGATTTGCTGCGATGTGCGACTGTAAGCTGCCGACCGTGGACTCCCTCTTGCCTTCGTGCTCTTCTCCTTCT TGTGATCGGTGGGACTGTGCCTGCACCTGTCAGCCTCCAGAGTGTGAATCCTGCAACTGTCTCTGCTTCGAGATCAGGATCAAGTAG